The following proteins come from a genomic window of Corynebacterium hansenii:
- a CDS encoding FecCD family ABC transporter permease has protein sequence MGKAATPLLVLVLAALTAVSFVASLTFGSVGYSLPQVWDVVAAQLSGAAYPDRAVNDIVWELRAPRGLMAIVVGAGLAMAGVAMQTLVRNPLADPYLLGISAGASVGATAVITVGAFSGFGVWALSGGALVGAVAATAIVYLVTMLQGGITPLRLILSGVVLSSAFSAVASLLVFRAPDSRSAQSVLFWMLGSVSGAQWNRLPLPLLVLVPAVVLLFLLSPRLDALSAGPETAAALGVRVGLLRKVLFGVQAVLVGAMVAVAGGIGFVGLVIPHFARLLVGSVHRRAIPVAVFSGALFLLWVDVLARLIAPPQEIPLGVVTGVIGAPVFLLLMGRSRYRFGGQS, from the coding sequence TTGGGGAAGGCGGCCACGCCGCTTCTCGTGCTCGTGCTGGCGGCGCTGACCGCGGTCAGCTTCGTCGCGTCGCTGACGTTCGGATCGGTCGGCTATTCGCTGCCGCAGGTGTGGGACGTCGTCGCGGCCCAACTGTCCGGGGCCGCGTACCCGGATCGCGCGGTCAACGACATCGTGTGGGAGCTCCGGGCGCCCAGGGGTCTGATGGCCATCGTCGTCGGCGCCGGTCTGGCGATGGCGGGCGTCGCCATGCAGACGCTCGTGCGCAACCCGCTCGCCGACCCCTACCTGCTCGGCATCTCGGCCGGCGCCAGCGTCGGCGCGACGGCCGTGATCACGGTCGGCGCGTTCTCCGGGTTCGGCGTGTGGGCGCTGTCCGGCGGCGCGCTGGTCGGCGCGGTGGCGGCGACGGCGATCGTGTACCTGGTGACCATGCTGCAGGGCGGCATCACCCCGCTGCGCCTGATCCTGTCGGGCGTCGTGCTGTCGTCGGCGTTCTCGGCCGTCGCCAGCCTGCTGGTGTTCCGGGCCCCGGATTCGCGGTCGGCGCAGTCGGTGCTGTTCTGGATGCTCGGCTCCGTGTCGGGCGCCCAGTGGAACCGGTTGCCGCTGCCGCTGCTCGTGCTCGTGCCCGCGGTGGTCCTGCTGTTCCTGCTGAGCCCGCGCCTCGACGCCCTGTCCGCGGGCCCGGAGACCGCCGCAGCGCTGGGCGTGCGGGTCGGTCTGCTGCGCAAGGTCCTCTTCGGCGTGCAGGCGGTGCTGGTCGGCGCGATGGTCGCGGTGGCCGGCGGCATCGGTTTCGTCGGGCTGGTCATCCCGCACTTCGCCCGGCTGCTGGTGGGGTCGGTGCACCGCCGCGCCATTCCGGTGGCGGTGTTCTCGGGCGCGCTGTTCCTGCTGTGGGTCGACGTCCTGGCCCGCCTCATCGCCCCGCCGCAGGAGATCCCGCTGGGCGTGGTCACGGGCGTGATCGGCGCACCGGTGTTCCTGCTGCTGATGGGCCGTTCCCGCTACCGTTTCGGAGGGCAGTCATGA
- a CDS encoding ABC transporter ATP-binding protein, giving the protein MIASLDVESVAVDVGKRRLLTDVTFAAAPGSLTAVVGVNGVGKSTLMRALAGIVAPAEGRVLYDGRDLARMRPRERARLVGFVGQDERPPGELTAAEFVALGRLPHTSPWDLGGQAGHAAVRSALELMGVAEHADSMCDRLSGGQVRRVVLARGLAQETGLLLLDEPTNHLDVHHRIHLLRVLRESGRTVVANIHDLDLAMSHFDRVVLLHDGTVLRRGEPEHVLAPDAVRAAFDVESQVVRPEGSPRPHLIIEST; this is encoded by the coding sequence ATGATCGCTTCGCTGGATGTGGAGTCGGTGGCCGTCGACGTCGGCAAGCGCCGCCTGCTCACGGACGTCACCTTCGCCGCCGCGCCCGGGTCGCTCACGGCGGTGGTGGGGGTCAACGGCGTCGGCAAGTCGACGCTGATGCGCGCGCTGGCCGGCATCGTCGCGCCGGCGGAGGGCCGGGTGCTTTACGACGGCCGCGACCTCGCCCGCATGCGCCCCCGCGAACGGGCGCGGCTGGTCGGTTTCGTGGGACAGGACGAACGCCCGCCGGGGGAGCTCACGGCCGCCGAGTTCGTGGCGCTGGGCAGGCTGCCGCACACGAGCCCCTGGGACCTGGGCGGCCAAGCCGGCCATGCGGCGGTGCGGTCGGCGCTGGAGCTGATGGGCGTGGCCGAGCACGCCGATTCCATGTGCGACCGGTTGTCCGGCGGCCAGGTGCGCCGGGTCGTGCTGGCGCGCGGGCTCGCGCAGGAGACGGGCCTGCTGCTTCTCGACGAACCGACCAATCACCTCGACGTCCACCACCGTATCCACCTGCTGCGGGTGCTGCGGGAATCGGGGCGCACGGTGGTCGCCAACATCCACGATCTGGACCTGGCCATGTCCCACTTCGACCGCGTGGTGCTGCTCCACGACGGCACGGTGCTCCGCCGGGGCGAACCCGAGCACGTGCTGGCGCCGGATGCGGTGCGGGCGGCGTTCGACGTGGAGAGCCAGGTGGTGCGGCCGGAAGGGAGCCCGCGGCCGCACCTGATCATCGAGTCGACGTAG
- a CDS encoding 3'-5' exonuclease: protein MTTFDAGRMFAFDLETTGTDPHQCRIVTSALVRIDGGPPQARELLADPGVEIPAAAAEVHGITTEHARAHGRPHDEVLAETIAEIRRAWRDGLTLVAYNAAYDLTVLRTQEPSFTVDGLVFDPLVIDRARDRFRGGKRTLGNVCEHYNVRLDNAHEATADALAAARLAWMMAKKVWPDLAAMDGDELMEYQAVSHFESQRSLREYLRKQGRDVSDFRITAWPMDARAATSTR from the coding sequence ATGACCACCTTCGACGCGGGCAGGATGTTCGCCTTCGACTTGGAGACGACGGGCACCGACCCGCATCAATGCCGGATCGTGACATCCGCGCTGGTCCGCATCGACGGTGGGCCGCCGCAGGCCAGGGAGCTGCTCGCCGATCCGGGGGTGGAGATCCCGGCGGCCGCGGCGGAGGTGCACGGCATCACCACGGAGCACGCCAGGGCCCACGGCCGCCCGCACGACGAAGTGCTCGCCGAGACCATCGCGGAGATCCGCCGGGCGTGGCGCGACGGCCTGACGTTGGTGGCCTACAACGCCGCGTACGACCTCACCGTGCTGCGCACCCAAGAGCCGTCCTTCACCGTCGACGGGCTCGTCTTCGACCCCTTGGTCATCGATCGGGCGCGCGACCGGTTCCGGGGCGGCAAGCGCACCCTCGGCAACGTCTGCGAGCACTACAACGTGCGCCTGGACAACGCGCACGAGGCCACCGCCGACGCCCTGGCCGCGGCGCGCCTGGCCTGGATGATGGCCAAGAAGGTGTGGCCGGACCTGGCCGCCATGGACGGCGACGAGCTCATGGAGTACCAGGCCGTCTCCCACTTCGAGAGCCAGCGTTCCCTGCGCGAGTACCTGCGCAAGCAGGGGCGCGACGTGTCCGATTTCCGGATCACGGCCTGGCCCATGGACGCGCGGGCGGCTACGTCGACTCGATGA